The Natator depressus isolate rNatDep1 chromosome 25, rNatDep2.hap1, whole genome shotgun sequence genome includes the window GGCCAGCAAACTCTAGCcgcccacctccctgcccccccccaggacccacCCCACCGCAATCCTCGCCCCCCTGCAGCGCCATCCGCTCAGACAGCCTAAGCAGGGCTGCCCCTGAGGCCTCCTGCCTTCCCCCGTgcaggggtcagagctggggggcagcctctctaggcaggaCCAGAGCCTTCGCTGTTCTGTgcatctcccccccccagcccaccccaagGCAGGCCCCTTCTCGGGCAGGGACTACACTTCCCAGGATGCCCGGGCACCTGCGCACTGAGGGGGCAGGGCaagttcccaggctgggggggggggcgtttgcGGCTGCTTTCCCAGCAGCTCTGTGGACGccggaggggccgggccgggccgtcCAGCCCCCGGGCAAAGAGCCCTCGAGCGGCCGCTGGCTCCATGCCCTTGGGGGCGGCTCCCCTGCACCCATCGCCAGGGGCCGAGCTGGGCGCGGAGCTCTGAAGATGGGGGACCAGAAggtgaggcggggggggaggatgCGGGATGGGGAGACCGGCCCCAGGTGATGCTGCGCCGTCTGGTCCCAGGGCGCGGAGAGGCAGCGAGCCGGGCAGAGGTGGTCTCCGGCTGGCTGGCTCCCCCACGCCCCGCATCCTCCACGCAGCCTGGGGGCTTGCTTGGCCTCGGCCATGTCCCAGCCCCAGGGTCTGCAGATCTGgagaggcgggggcgggggggggctgtggaTCCTGAGGGAGGGGCCTGGATTTAGCATGGAGGAGGGGGGGGTGTAATTCAGAGAACGTGCAACAAAGGAAGGGATGTAACATCCCTCCGCAGCTTCATCCCTCCCCGGGGAGATGGGTTTGGGGAAATGCCCCCGGCCTCTCCGTGACTTTGGGGTCGTCTCTGCACAGGGGGGGGttcagaaatgaaaacaaatgtggcTGGACAGAACTacagaccacccccccccccccccgccgccgctcCCCCAGCTGGATGGAACTACAGACCCCACCCCAGTGTATTCCCCCAGCTGGACAGATCTACagatccgccccccccccccggttattACCACAGGTGGATGGAAAGTAcagacccctcccaccccacctcacacacacacagctggacaGAGCTACAGACTGGCGTATTCCCcctgcccctggcaggccagaaCTCCAgacgctcccctcccctccccctgcctgttcTTCCCAGCCTTCCAGGTCATCCTGCTGTAATGGCAGCAGATCCAGCACCCCCAAATCTCCTGCCGGCTCCCATGGGGGTTCCCCGGGTGCAGGGCGTGCATCGGGCTCCTAGCTTCTTTGGTGCTGAAAGTATTCCCCCAGGGAGGAAAGACGGGCTTACGGTTAAAGAGTAGGACGAGTAGGACAGGgagtcctgggttcagttccaagCTCTGCCCCCGACTCGGCCCACGACCCTGGGACTGTATTGACCGTAGACGGGTGACAGTCTGCCTGGGTGGATCCACTTGTAGAGCGATGCctgcctgggtgaccttggcctgCTCTGCAGAGGTGCTGAGTCCCCTGGACTGCAGCTGGAGTTGCGGTGCCTCGTACTTCTGAAAACACCCaccctctgtgtgcctcagtttccccatctgtagtgGGGGGAGTGTGATTCTCACAcaccccctggggtgggggcacttTTGAGATCCACCAGTGGAAGGTGCTGTGAAAATCCTAGTGCCCAGTATTCACTGGTAACACAGACCCCCAGTGAGGGGAGGTAGGTGTGTTCCTCTGGTGATAGTGGTGGTTTTTCAGTCACAGaaagaggccctgatcctgccacgAGCTCTGTACAGGTACTTCCCAGCCTGAGATGGTATTTTTGATTATTTGCATTAGAGTGACACACTGAGACCCCAACCCAGATTGGGGCCCCGCAGTGCCAAGTCTGGCACAGACACCTACCAAGAGACAATCCCTGAGCCAAGGTCCTTACAGTCGAAATAGGCAAGACACactggatgggaggggaaactgagtcacagggctgggacaggaccactgttccctctaagctgtgcatgtgtacacagatcctaaaccctacgcacacggtgaaacaccacatgcacaaaaatttgcacagacgcacaacaatttgcacagaagacattttttgcgcacatggcctgtcaaaaattagagggaacattggacgggaattgcccaaggtcacccagtaggccagcGGCCAAGCTGGGAATGGAGCTGGATGCCCTGTCCATAAGACCCCACAGCCTACAGTCTGGGGGAAATAAACGCATTTGCCAGTTTGATGGTAACTAATAAAATGTAATGTCTGTGTGTAAGCAGAGTAGGGCAGGGTCATACCTGGGATAAGaaaaatgggggaggagagagactaggagtccagactcctgggttccattcctggccccTCCATTGGGTTCccatgtgaccttaggcaaactcatccgtgcctcagtttacccagctGTTTGTAATATAATGTTATTCCCCAAAGGTGCTGTCAGCCTAGGCACCTCTTGTCTGGGGCGTGTGTTGAGATGCTTGCACGGAAGGCACGAGGGGTAGTGTGGCACAGCTCGATGTGTTTGTGTCCCTGTCCCAGGCAAGGGGCTCCCCTTGGAGATCTGAGCTGGGCCCTGGGGGAGGGTGAATTGCCCCCAGctcaggagcaggggtgggggtgggagcccAGGGGTGCTGCTGATAGCCGGCGTTGGTGTTTCGGCCCAGGACGCCCTACGGAAGATCATCACCACACTAGCCATGAAGAACGAGGAGATCCAGAACTTCATCTACGCCCTCAAGCAGATGCTGCAGAACGTGGAGGTAATGGCGGGGGGGTCCCGCCTGGCTCTGTAGGGCTCCGCctgccccccctgctctgtggggtTGGCATCACAGCACCCCACCACCCTCCTACATGACACTTCCTCCCGTCATCTCCCTTGCATTGTGTTGGCATGACAGGGCCCCTCCACCACCAACCCCCAGCATTGGCagtgctcctccccccaccagccccttAGTGTTGGCATGACagtgctcctccccccaccaacccTCCAGCGTTGGCATGGCAGCGTCCCTCCCCCACCAACCCCCCAGCATTGTCATgacagtgcccctccccccactaatCCCCCAGCATTGGCATGGCAGTGCCCCCCCCTCACACCTATGCCCCCCGCCCCTGCGCTGGCGTGGTGtttccttggggaagggggtagCTCAGTAAGCCACAGCCGGGGTAGCCGTCCTGAGCTGGGCCCTGCGCTGCTCTCCCCCCGGCCCGTCTCCCCCAGGCGAACTCCACCAAGGTGCAGGAGGACCTGGAGGGGGAGTTCCAGTCCCTCTTCTCCCTGCTGGACGAGCTGAAGGAGGGCATGCtcatgaagatcaagcaggaccGGGCCAGCCGCACCTACGAGCTGCAGGTGAGACCCcgtccccccaaccccagctccagctgggtccctggctgccccctgcccctgcccctcactgGGCCCGGCTCTGTCTGTCCCGCTGCAGAACCAGCTGGCTGCCTGCACCAAGGCGCTGGAGAGCTCTGAGGAGCTGCTGGAGACGGCCAACCAGACGCTGGAAGGGGCCGAGAACCACGACTTCAACCAGGTGcgcccccacttccccctccgtccccccccagctggagccaagGCACCCCGTGGAGGGACGGAGGGCGAGCGCACTAACCCCTGTGGTGCAGCAGTCAGGGACACTTCGTGGGACACCCCCTCCTGGTGTGGGGAGCAGCCTCCATCTGAGGTGGGGTGGGCTGATcattgtgggagggggaaggccaGACCCTAAGTGGGCATCCAGTCTCTGACATCCGTGATCGGGTGTCTGACCCGCACAtgtctccccctgctccccctgggtcCCCGCCCAAGCCGCGGTTGAACGCATTTGGGCTGCCGGTGTGGGTCCTCCAGGGGCCGTGCCACACTCTGCAATGGACATGGGGCTCGGACTGGTGCAGACTGTACCCACAGCCCAGCCGCGTTCAGCCACATAGACCCAGGCTATGGGaaaggtgtgtgggggtggggtgcagctaagcaatgggggggggggagcagtgcaGAGGGTTATTAAATCCATGCCATGCATTGCACTGGAGGGAGGGACCAGGGTGGGTCCATGGTGCAGGGTTGTCCACCGCCACCATAGATCTACCCGCTACAGTCCTCCGGGGGGCGACAGTCGAAAGTTCAGTCTCCTTAGCTCTTCCTGTCCtggacccctggctctgccccctatTCTGTTTCCCCCTAATATCACGAGCATTTTCACACTGGATCCGATGACGCCACCCAGTCTGGCCCCACCAGTGGATGCTTCAGATGAAGACTAACCCCTCCTCCTCCGCACCCCATAATGTCCTGCAATGTCACGCTATGAGGAGCAGACACCTTCCTGACCCCCGCCTCCCTGCAACCCAGAAGCATGAAGGTCGCTATACCTTGTAACCCTGGAGGCTGGGCTTATTCCTGGGAATTCCTACTCCTTTCTTGAATTTTACTAAGCTATTTGCCTCTGTAATCTCCAGCGGCAGTGAGGTCCGCAGGTTAACTCTGCGTTGGATTATATGATGATGTAGACTGAGATCACCCCCTCCTGGGTGAGAAGGGAACTGCAGCTCCTGTGAAGGTAACTTAGGCCAGCTTCTACAGAGAAACGGGCCAGACTGGAGTCCTGGGATGTAGcttaaaacagagagagaattgCTGATTTCAGGAAGACTTTGAGGTGATACCTAGTGGGTTGAGCAGGAACCAAGCATCGGGATTCTGAGTTTTTAGTCCTGGCTCTGGGATAGTATTAcctagtgggtagagcagaggacccaggttctagtcctggctctgggatggcaatgttgtctagtggctagatgaaggtggttgggagtcaggactcctgggttctcttcctatcTCTGCCGCTGACTTGCTCACCTGCGGAAAGCCACCtgtctgctctgtgcctcagtttccccatctaaaatGCTGACCTCACAACTTTGTGCATTTGCGTTCCCGAAGGGCTCTGAGACCTTCCACTAGGGGACGCTACAGCCGCACAGAGTATGGTGATTATTATTTATAACGCACCTGGCTGCCCTGTCTGAccctctcctcttctttttgttccctcctttctctctctcttttcctctctgctTCGAAGGCTGCCAAGCAAATCAAGGATAGGTACGGTACCCGCCGCCCCCACCTCTCACCCCGCCCCATGCCGTCGCCTGCTACTCGCCGCCCGGAGTGTGAAGCCTTCTTACTAACATAGCATAGGCTAGCCTGGTAGCACCGTCCTCTCCCCGTTGCCCTGAGCCCTGGGGATGAGCCCCCAAGGCtggagaggagaagggggcaggaTGTCCAGTCACGGAAGACTGAAGACGATCCCAGCTCTCCTGGcggggggagacaagggacagcTTGGGTCCTGGCTGAGTATGAACACAGATCGTGGATGGTCTCTGATGAATCTGGGTGCTTCCCAGCGCCCCCTTGTCTGCAGGGAATTTGGGAGGGGGGCTCAGCTGTGCGGGTGCATTCTGGGAAGGGGCCCTTCTGACTCTTGTCCTGTCCCACCCCCAGCGTGACGATGGCCCCGGCATTCCGGCTCTCGCTCAAGGCCAAGGTGAGCGACAACATGAGCCACCTGATGGTGGATTTCACCCAGGAGCGTCGCATGCTGCAGTCCCTGAAATTCCTCCCAGGTAAACGGggcgggaaggggaaggggagcctCGCGGCCTCACCTGGGGTTGGTGCAGCCACGCTGGGCTGTTGTCGGTGCCAGAGGGTTTCCTGCAGCCAGGCCAGGCCGTGCTGGCAGGACATGGGGGTTTGGTAGGGGCTGGCAGGATGTGGCGGGGGTgatggggtttgggaggggccaggccaggccatggCTTGTGGGGGGCaatggggtttgggaggggccaggccaggccgTGGCTGGTGGGGGGTGATGGGGTTTGGGGGAGGAACACAAGGACCGTGGCTGCCACCCCTTTGCTCTCACCCTCTCGTCCAGTTCCCAGCGCCCCGGAGATCGACATGGCCGAGTCGCTGGTGGCCGATAACTGCGTGGCGCTGGTCTGGAGGATGCCCGACGAGGACAGCAAGATCGACCACTACGTCCTGGAGTACCGCAAGACCAACTTCGAGGGGCCCCCGCGGGTGAAGGAGGACCAGCCCTGGATGGTGATCGAGGGCGTCAAGCAGACCGAGTACACCCTCACTGGTGAGGGGAAAGGGGGCGCCTACTCACTGCAGCCCCAAAGTGGGTGCTTACAGGGAATGGGATAAGATCACTGGCTGTGCAGGGAGCTCTGGCTACTCCATACCagcctgtcccagcagggggcgctgtagggagcggggcaggagcacTGGATGTGGGGCTAGTTCCTGGCTACACCAGTaccccggcctctcccagcaggaggcgctgtagggaggggggcaggagcaggagcactggctgggggGGGAAGGTCCCAGCGAGGTCCTAGCCTGTCCGTGTAGGAAGTGCTGGAGGGTGCCGGGcgtagggctggctgtggggggcttGCCAGCCCTGCTGAGCGCTGGCGTGGGCTCCCTGCTCCCGTCTAACCCTGGCGACTTCCCTCAGGGCTCAAGTTCGACATGAAGTACATGAATTTCCGCGTCAAAGCCTGTAACAAGGCTGTGGCGGGCGAGTTCTCCGAGCCGGTCACCTTGGAAACCAgaggtatgtggggggggggcacggaaATAGGGGGTACAGGCTGCATCAGTGACACCCCCTGccactcccagcccactctcctggGCAGAGGTGGACCCCACTGGACACCCCCCAACACCCCCACAGCCGCCTGCAAGTGACACCCATGTGgctgggggcatggggcagggctgggtgtgccctgcagagcccctggcaccgtggggctcccagcccacaggggagccTCTACCTTGCCCCTCTGTCCTCCCCCAGTGCCAGTCAGGTTAAGGCCCCCAGCGTGGGGACCCAGGGATCCTCAGCAGCACCTgagaatccccccacccccatccccatcccccaacTGGGTCACCTCACTGATCCCTCGCATGGGTTGGGGTAGGGACTGGGTGGTGAGTCCCCCTTGAGATGGGGTACAAAGCTGGGGGACGGGTCCTCCCTGCTATGTTTGGGAGGGGATAGAGAGAAGGTGGGACTATGTGGGGGCTTGTCCCTGGGGTGGGAGTGATATGGGATGGTGGGGCGGAGAGTTCTCCACAAGTTGGGGATGAGATGGGGGGGGGACGGGGTGGAGTTCaaggggatgtgggaggggttcCTTCCCAGGGTGAGGTAGGGCGGTGGGAGCGGGGCTccctgtgatgggggtggggcggcATGTTGGGGGTGTGGCGCTGGGGAGGCGGCTCCCCCCCCAGGACAAGGGGGCTCAGTCCAGGTCTGACCGTGCCTGGGGCTCCTTCCCCAGCATTCATGTTCCGCTTGGACGCCAGCACCTGTCACCAGAACCTGAAGGTGGAGGAGCTGAGCGTGGAGTGGGACACCATGGGGGGCAAGGTGCAGGACATCAAGGCCCGGGAGAAGGACGGGAAGGGCAGGACGGCGTCCCCGGTGAACTCCCCTGCCAGGTAAAGCCTCGGCCCTCTGCAGCACTCGCCCACACCCCACAGCACGGAGGGGTCAGAGGAGCTGAGAACAGCCGGAGACTCGGGAACAGACATGTCTTGTCCCAAATGCCTCAACCCCAGAGAGCCATGGGGGAGCAACAGGCTCTGGATCACACCCAGCCAtacagccagggcaggggggctggggtacgggcCCAGTCATGGACCGATCCTCCGGGGCAGATCCAAGGGGGTCATGGAGGAAGCCGGGGTGCAGGACTCACCCTCTAAGCCGTTCTTAGGGGACAGGGACCTGGGGAGCCAGGGGGTTGGGCCCTGGCCTGTCATTGAGAGATGGCAAAAGCCGGGAAGGAGCCTCAAGGTGAGGGCAAGGGGACCCTGTCCCTGGGACAGGAAGTGCGGCTGCAGCTTGTTGCCTGTCCCGCCTTCTGTAGGTGCGTGCAGTCTCCGAAGAGGATGACCTCGGCCCGGGGGGGCAGGGACCGCTTCACAGCCGAGTCCTACACCGTGCTGGGTAAGAGGGcaaggggcaggagccagggagtctctgtgtgcgGGCATGGGGCAGGTTACACCAGCATGGGGGGTGGGAACAGTGTCGCCTGCTGGCAAGCGGGGCCCCTCGGGGGGCCACGAGACTCAGTCGCGTGCGCCAGGCACTGGCAAAGCGCTAGAGGCATGTAAAGGGATCCTGATCTGATTTAAAACCCGACTGTGTGCTGGGGGGCgatcagggggcaggggggcagggcagccGGGCGCTGGGATCCTGATCCGATTTAAAACCAGACTGTGTGCTAGGGGGCGATcatggggcagggcagccaggcGCTGGGATCCTGATCCGATTTAAAACCAGACTGTGTGCTAGGGGGCGATCGGGGGGCACGGCAGCCAGGCGCTGGGATCCTGATCCGATTTAAAACCAGACTGTGTGCTAGGGGGCGATCATGGGGCAGGGCAGCCTGGGATCCAGGATCATCCAAGGCTGGGACTCCTGCTGAGAATGCCCCAGCTCCCTACACCCATACCTGTGTGGGCCGGTGGGTGCTGGGATCCCCGTGGCCGACCCCCATCCCTCCGCAGGCGACATGCTGATCGACGGGGGAGACCACTACTGGGAGGTGAGGTACGACCGGGACAGCAAGGCCTTCGGCGTGGGGGTGGCCTACAGGACCCTGGGCAAGTTCGACCAGCTGGGCAAGACCTCGTCCTCCTGGTGCGTCCACCTCAACAACTGGCTGCAGGTCAGCTTCACCGCCAAGCATAACAACAAGGCCAAGGTCCTGGACGTGCCCGTGCCCGACTGCATCGGCGTCTACTGCAACTTCCACGAAGGTGAtgccctgtgtgtgtctgtctgtcctgctGCCCCATGCTGGAGGGGGTGAGCCCTGGTCTGCGTGGGTCTCTCCATCCATTGGGCTCCCTGCTGTCTCTGTGCGTGTGCAAATCAAGGGCCCCAGAAACCCTGGGCCTCTTTCCAGCCCCAGCCAAGGcagcggcagggcagggcaaacTCCCCCGCACCGAGtgagccccagccctgtcccagcAGAGTCCCGAGGAGTCCTGTCCCCGCTGCCCCAAGTGCCTGAGAGCCCCTGCTTGTCTGGCCAGCCGCCAGCTGGGAGCTGAGTCGGGCGCTGCCAGCCTCGGTCGATACCAGCtggtgggctggggctgcccgGCGGGTTCCCGGCAGCGGTGTGGGCGGGTGCAAAGAGCAGCTTGCACGGCCGCAGCCTCAAGCCCCCGCTGGGGCTCGGGGTCTGCGCTAGGGCTTTGCCCGGATGTGGCTGCGTCGGGTAGAAATTCCCAGAACTGGGCAGCCCCTCCAGGCCGGAGGGTCCCCACGCGATCAGCCGCTGACGCGTCTCCCGGGCCGCTGGGGCTGGAACGGCAGCCTGGGAAGGGGGTTGCAGGGTGTCAGGCTGGGCTGGGTCTGAAGGGGAGGCCAGAGGTGagaaaccccccgccccctccccccccaccgccctgcaCTGTGCACCTTGGCCGGGCTGCTTGGCCCCCCCCTTCTGACTCTTCCTGTGGCTGTCCGCAGGGTTCCTGTCCTTCTACAATGCTCAAACCAAGCAGCTGCTCCATACGTTTAAGGCCAAATTCACCCAGCCGGTGCTTCCTGCCTTCATGGTAAGGGGTTGttcacggggtgggggtgggggacgacACTGTGGCTcggggctctgggagaggaggcgGGGGGTCTGGACTCTCTCCCCTCTCCGGTCAGGGAGGGTTACTGCACGCGCCCAGCCCAGAGGGGCCCACGCTGCTGGAGCCTGTCTCTGATCAGGTTATTGCCACGCCTGTCCTTGCACTGTGGCTGGAAGCTCTTTCCAGCTCATAACAGGCAGCATCACCTCTGAGGTGGGAACCCACCTCTCTGCAAACCAAAGGCACAGCTTCCCCCCTCCCGCCGCCTTGgggtgggaaaggaggagggtGGACCCCACTGATtcagctccagcccctcccccaggaggGCTCACTTTGCCTTGTTTCTTGTCTTGTTTTCTGGAACGGGGTCAGACCCAGCACCCAGCAAAGCCCTTGGGTGCTAGAGACTAGATTTAGATGGCCAGCAGAGGatggcccagctgcctctgctgggacactgctgtgggggaagcttgcagcACCAGAAGGCCCAGCTGTCTTAGAATGGGCACAGCTCACCAGACAGTCTGCTAGCTTGGTGGCTAACAAACTGTGGTTTGCCGGGGCACAGCGAAGGGGAAAAGAGGTTTCTACGGGACGGTCTCTCACTGGTAATAATAATTAGTTCGATAGAGTGCTTTTCCTCAGACCACCTCCATGCACTTCACCATCTTTAACATATGCAAGGTGGACTGGGCTCCAGGAGACCTGCGttcaagtcctggctctgcccctgggtggaccttggacaagtcactttgccgttgcgtgcctcagtttccctatgtgtAACAGGGGGAGAAtccttctctgcctcccagggatgtgcgcgggggcggggggggggggagccatggCCGTGGGCGAGACGCTCAGAGACGCCGGTGACGAGAGTGAGATAAACACCTGGCTGCTCTGACACGCGGCATCCCCCGCCCTCCGTGCCTACTGGGGATGGCGCACTCTGCGGGCGGCTGCAGTAAGCGCCTCGTTGTCCTCCCTAGGTTTGGTGCGGCAGCTTCCATGTCTATTCTGGACTGCAGGTGCCCAGCACTGTCAAATGCCTCCAGAAGCGAAACAGCGCCACCAGCAGCTCCAACGCCAGCCTGACTTAGACGCGCGAGCCCCCCCTGGCGCGGTGGGACCGGGCCCAGCTTTGCTGTGGGACTGGGCCACCTCCTGGCTCCCTGGAACCAGGGAGAGACGCAGTGTGTGGCCCGTTCAGTTTTCTTTCCTCCCAGTTCCTGGAAGGCTGCTCGAGGCGGAGAGGCTGGTGCTGCAGCGACTCGAAGGCTCTGAATGTACCGAGACTTACCTGCCTACGACTGTAAacccacctccccctcccagcacatcCCTTCCTGCCGCCTCACACTTGCCTTTAAGAGACAGGGGGACGTCCACGAGCCAGACTTGTGCCAAAGGCAGGCCCTGCAGATGACCGCCTTTAAGCGCCCCGGGATCTCGAGTCCAGAGGACGGGGCCGCCTCTGGCTGAAagcaggtttttgttttggtttttttgaggCCCGGCTGTCCTAAAACCTGACGCTTAAAGGTGGCACTGGGAACGTGGGCATGCGTCTGCTTTTAGAGCCCGTTAGCCTCTCGGATGACAAACGCTGCTTCTGGCCTTAATAATAAACCCTGCTCTAGGAACAGCCTTGCCCTCTGCTGTCTGGTGTCGGCTTGTGCTAAGGCGAGCCAGTGGCGGTTGGGGGGGCCAGAGGCGGTCGGGGGGGCCAGTGGCGGTCGGGGGCCAGGCGCAGGGAAGAGACAACGGCGTCTTTGCCGCTTGCTGCTCCTGCCACGAGGCACCTGCCCGCATGCAGTCGGTCCTCCccggggttgtggggggggggggggggagcccccaGCCGAATCACGGGGTGGGTCATTGCCATCCGCGGCAGGGCTTAGCAGCCAGGACCGTGCTTCCCACGCAGCTGGCCTCCACCAAGGATGGGGGAAAGGCCCG containing:
- the FSD1 gene encoding fibronectin type III and SPRY domain-containing protein 1 isoform X1, yielding MGDQKDALRKIITTLAMKNEEIQNFIYALKQMLQNVEANSTKVQEDLEGEFQSLFSLLDELKEGMLMKIKQDRASRTYELQNQLAACTKALESSEELLETANQTLEGAENHDFNQAAKQIKDSVTMAPAFRLSLKAKVSDNMSHLMVDFTQERRMLQSLKFLPVPSAPEIDMAESLVADNCVALVWRMPDEDSKIDHYVLEYRKTNFEGPPRVKEDQPWMVIEGVKQTEYTLTGLKFDMKYMNFRVKACNKAVAGEFSEPVTLETRAFMFRLDASTCHQNLKVEELSVEWDTMGGKVQDIKAREKDGKGRTASPVNSPARCVQSPKRMTSARGGRDRFTAESYTVLGDMLIDGGDHYWEVRYDRDSKAFGVGVAYRTLGKFDQLGKTSSSWCVHLNNWLQVSFTAKHNNKAKVLDVPVPDCIGVYCNFHEGFLSFYNAQTKQLLHTFKAKFTQPVLPAFMVWCGSFHVYSGLQVPSTVKCLQKRNSATSSSNASLT
- the FSD1 gene encoding fibronectin type III and SPRY domain-containing protein 1 isoform X2; this translates as MGDQKDALRKIITTLAMKNEEIQNFIYALKQMLQNVEANSTKVQEDLEGEFQSLFSLLDELKEGMLMKIKQDRASRTYELQNQLAACTKALESSEELLETANQTLEGAENHDFNQAAKQIKDSVTMAPAFRLSLKAKVSDNMSHLMVDFTQERRMLQSLKFLPVPSAPEIDMAESLVADNCVALVWRMPDEDSKIDHYVLEYRKTNFEGPPRVKEDQPWMVIEGVKQTEYTLTGLKFDMKYMNFRVKACNKAVAGEFSEPVTLETRAFMFRLDASTCHQNLKVEELSVEWDTMGGKVQDIKAREKDGKGRTASPVNSPARCVQSPKRMTSARGGRDRFTAESYTVLGDMLIDGGDHYWEVRYDRDSKAFGVGVAYRTLGKFDQLGKTSSSWCVHLNNWLQVSFTAKHNNKAKVLDVPVPDCIGVYCNFHEGFLSFYNAQTKQLLHTFKAKFTQPVLPAFMVPSTVKCLQKRNSATSSSNASLT